The window AGACTATTGGCGCGACCTCATGGCCAACGGGACCAAGATCACCAGCGGCTGGTCGGATGCGTATTACGTCGACTTCACCGCCGGAGGCGAGAAGGGGACCCGGCCGATCGTGTTGTCGTACGACTCCAGTCCGGCGTTCACGCTGAGCGACGACAAGTCCCGCACCACGACCGCGATCGTCGAGGACAGTTGCGTACAGCAAGTGGAGTACGCCGGGGTGCTCGCCAACGCCGACAACCCCGAGGGGGCGAAGGCGGTCGTCGAGTGGCTGCTCAGCAAACCCGTGCAGGCGGCTTTGCCGGGAGGGATGTACGTCTTCCCGGTGCGTGACGGGGTCGAGCCTGCCGCCCGACTGGGAACGCTTCGCCAAGCGCCCGGCGACGACCCGCACGCTCGACCCGGCCGAGATCGCCAGCAACCGACAGCAGTGGCTCACCGAGTGGCAAGACATCACTTCCCAGTGACGTCACGCGTCGTACGGCTCCTGGCCCTGGCGGCGATCCCGCTGGCGGTGCTCGGAGTCTTCTTCCTGCTGCCGGTCGGCGGCATGGTGGGGCGCGGCTTCGTGATCGACGGCCGCTTCGATCCCGGCGCGGTGCTGGAGGTCCTCACCCGTCCGCGCACTCGACGCGTGCTGTGGTTCACCCTCTGGACCGCGTCGGTGGGCACGTTCTTGTCGCTGGCCTTCGGGCTGCCCGCGGCGTACGCCCTGCATCGCCTCGACCTGCCACTGCGAGGGGTCCTCCGGGCGCTGCTGCTGGTGCCCTTCACCCTGCCGACCGTCGTGGTCGGCGTGGCTTTTCGTCAGTTGCTCGCCGACAACGGGCCCCTTGGTTTCCTCCACCTCGACGGCACCCCGATCGCCATTCTGGCAGGGCTCACCTTCTTCAACGCCGCCGTGGTGATTCGCAGTGTCGGTGCGGCGTGGGAGGGGCTGGACCCACGACCTGGGGAGGCGGCGGCGGCGCTCGGCGCGAGCCCGCGGCGGGTGCTACGCGACGTCACGCTGCCCGCGCTGCGTCCGTCGATCATCAGTGCGGCCAGCGTGGTCTTCCTCTTCTGCGCGACCGCGTTCGGCGTCGTACTCACCCTCGGCGGCGTGCGGTACGCGACGCTGGAGACCGAGATCTATCTGCTGACCGCGAACCTGCTCGATCTGCAGGCCGCCGCCGCGATCTCGGTGCTGCAACTGCTCGTCATCACGGTCCTCCTGCTGATCGCCCAGCGCACACGGCGGGTTGCGGATCCGACCACCGCTCGTCGCGCGGTGTCGCCACGCAGCATCAGGGCGTACGACGTCCCGGCCGTCCTGGCCACCGTGCTGCTCTTGGCCTTCGTGGCCGCGCCGCTGCTCGCCCTCGTGGCCGGATCGCTGCACGGCGACGACGGTGGCTGGACGTTCGACCACTATCGGGCGCTGTCGAAGCAGGGAGACCTGTCCGTGCCCGTGCTGACGGCACTGGGTGTTTCCTTGCGTACGGCTGTCGACGCCACCTGGATGTCAGTCGGTCTCGGCCTGCTGATCGCGTTGCTGATCACCCGGCGCTCGCACAGCCCAGCCGAGAGACGGGTCCGCTCCACCCTCGACGCCCTGTTCATGCTGCCGCTCGGCGTCTCGGCCGTCACGCTGGGCTTCGGCTTCCTGATCACCCTTGACGAACCCCCTCTCGATCTTCGTGAGTCGCCGTTGTTGGTGCCGATCGCGCAGGCACTTGTCGCGCTGCCGTTGGTCGTACGCACGCTCGCGCCCGTGCTCGGCGGCATCGATGATCGGCAACGGCAGGCGGCGGCCTCCCTCGGCGCCTCTCCCATGCGCGCGATGGTCACCGTCGATCTGGCTGTGCTGGCCCGTCCACTGGTGGCCGCCGCCGGGTTTGCGTTCGCGGTGTCGCTGGGTGAGTTCGGCGCCACCTCCTTCCTGGCGCGGGAGACCTCACCCACCCTGCCGGTGGTGATCTATCGACTGCTCGGACACCCGGGCGCGGACAACTTCGAGATGGCCCTCGCGGCCTCGGTGATCCTCGCTGGCGTCACCGCTTTGGTGGTGCTGGTGCTCGAACGCCTACGGGTGCCGTCTGTGGGAGCCTTCTGACGATGCTCGACCTCGACCGCGTGACCGTGCGTTACGGCACAACGCTTGCTCTCGACGACGTCTCGGTGCAACTGCCCGACGACACCATCCTCGCGGTGCTCGGCCCCTCTGGCTGCGGCAAGTCGACCTTGCTGCGGGTGATCGCCGGCCTCGAACCCGCCGCGACCGGTCGGGTCCTCGAAGACGGGCGCGACATCACCAGACTGCCTACCCACAAACGCGGCTTCGCGCTGATGTTCCAAGACGGCCAACTCTTCCCTCAGCAGAGCGTGGCGCAGAACGTGTCGTACGCCCTGCGGTTGCGCCGCACTCCGCGCGAGGAGCTGCGGCGACGCGT of the Nocardioides sp. genome contains:
- a CDS encoding thiamine ABC transporter substrate-binding protein; translation: MKRLITLAIAGSLLAGCSLIGSDSEPRESSEQPAPEAVTLLTHDSWALPKKLVRQFEKQSGFDLTIRSAGDVGTLTNRLVLSQGHPEGDVAFGVDNTFASRALEEGVFAETDVELPDGADAYALDDSSLTPIDTGNVCLNYDKRWFQTHDQAPPSSLADLTKPAFRDLAVIPAATTSSPGLAFLLATIDEYGDGWQDYWRDLMANGTKITSGWSDAYYVDFTAGGEKGTRPIVLSYDSSPAFTLSDDKSRTTTAIVEDSCVQQVEYAGVLANADNPEGAKAVVEWLLSKPVQAALPGGMYVFPVRDGVEPAARLGTLRQAPGDDPHARPGRDRQQPTAVAHRVARHHFPVTSRVVRLLALAAIPLAVLGVFFLLPVGGMVGRGFVIDGRFDPGAVLEVLTRPRTRRVLWFTLWTASVGTFLSLAFGLPAAYALHRLDLPLRGVLRALLLVPFTLPTVVVGVAFRQLLADNGPLGFLHLDGTPIAILAGLTFFNAAVVIRSVGAAWEGLDPRPGEAAAALGASPRRVLRDVTLPALRPSIISAASVVFLFCATAFGVVLTLGGVRYATLETEIYLLTANLLDLQAAAAISVLQLLVITVLLLIAQRTRRVADPTTARRAVSPRSIRAYDVPAVLATVLLLAFVAAPLLALVAGSLHGDDGGWTFDHYRALSKQGDLSVPVLTALGVSLRTAVDATWMSVGLGLLIALLITRRSHSPAERRVRSTLDALFMLPLGVSAVTLGFGFLITLDEPPLDLRESPLLVPIAQALVALPLVVRTLAPVLGGIDDRQRQAAASLGASPMRAMVTVDLAVLARPLVAAAGFAFAVSLGEFGATSFLARETSPTLPVVIYRLLGHPGADNFEMALAASVILAGVTALVVLVLERLRVPSVGAF